One genomic region from Sphingobacterium multivorum encodes:
- a CDS encoding RNA polymerase sigma factor: MFTLTGRDLKNVWDQFVKEECEDSFYALYKHYYHYLSYLGTKKKMSVQRIQDSVNDVFLHLWEKKTDNQKIRNHHSYIITVFFQKLFRKETLQLTDLDFVEEIHDPSIHHSVEEQHIRAVTTNTVTQLVEEHMEQLGTKQRLVIYQRFFLDLSYQEIADANQVSIHTIYNTIYKSLEKIKNNLSSEQEIFLKVAVGLLSSFLLIFS, from the coding sequence TTACACTAACCGGAAGAGATCTAAAAAATGTTTGGGACCAATTTGTGAAAGAGGAGTGTGAAGATTCATTTTATGCTTTATACAAACATTATTACCATTATCTTTCCTATTTGGGAACGAAAAAGAAAATGTCGGTACAGCGTATTCAGGATAGTGTGAATGATGTATTTCTACACCTTTGGGAAAAGAAGACCGACAATCAAAAAATACGCAATCATCATAGTTATATTATTACGGTTTTCTTTCAAAAACTTTTTCGCAAGGAAACACTGCAACTGACAGATTTGGATTTTGTGGAAGAAATCCATGATCCGTCAATCCATCACTCTGTTGAAGAACAACATATACGTGCGGTAACAACAAATACGGTAACACAGTTGGTTGAGGAGCATATGGAGCAATTAGGAACAAAACAACGGCTGGTGATTTACCAACGATTTTTTTTGGATCTTTCTTATCAGGAAATCGCTGATGCCAATCAGGTTTCGATCCATACGATCTATAATACCATTTATAAATCCCTAGAAAAAATAAAAAATAACCTTTCTAGTGAACAAGAAATCTTTCTTAAAGTTGCCGTAGGCCTACTTTCTTCATTTTTGTTGATTTTTTCTTAA